From Candidatus Acidulodesulfobacterium acidiphilum:
AGGCATAGGGACTGCCTATAATCCTTCTTACAACTTAGTAAAGGATATTATTCCGGTAGCCAAAAGATATATAAAACAAACCGAACTCGGAAAAACTTTTTCCCCGATATCTTTTATTAAAAACGGATTTAACCAGATTAAAGAATTTTTTAACGACACAAGAAGGCTTATGCATGCCGCCTATTCCGAAAATTTCAGGGTTAAAATACATCCTACCAATATATCGGCTCTCGAGAATTTTTTAATACATGTAATAAAAAGATTGATTGCCGCAGTTACCGGAGGATTTATAGGAATAATTTCCGCGCTTATATTTATCGAATATAAAAATATTTATCTGCTTATAGCCGGTTTAATAGTTTCTGCCTTTATAGTATTCTTGTCGATAGCATTTCCTATAAAAACGACTTACGGTTATTCGACCCTCCTCGACGTATTCAGGCATGGAAACGACGAATAAATTATTTAAAGTCGTGTGTGTTATTAATCATTTTAAAAATATTTTATGCAGGTTTTTTAAATAATTTTATATAATATTAGAATTAGAAATATGATAAATGAAAATCAAGTTAAAAATTTAGGAGTTATTATTTTAGCGGGGGGCTTGGGGACAAGGATGAAATCCGAAAATCCTAAGGCGCTTTCCGGTTTGCTTGAAAATCCGCTAATATTTTATGCTATAAAATCGTTAATAGACGCCGGTGAAAAATTTAATAGCGAATCTTTCGACGAATATAGCGAAAACTTTGGCGGCATAAAAGCTAAAATAGATAGAATAATAACCGTGATAGGACATAAAGGAGATTTGGTAAGGCAATATATAGAAAATGAAGCAAGATTCAAAGCGAAAAATATTTTGTTCGAATTTGCCGTTCAAGAGCAATATCTAGGAACCGGAGATGCAGTCAAAAAAGGGCTGGAAGTTTTTAAGGACGATGAAAAAGAAACGGACGTAATTATTTTGCCTTGCGATATGCCGTTAATAACCGACGAAACTTTTGCAGAAACAGTAAAATTTCATATATCTAATAATGCCGACTTAACGGTTATGTCGGTCGATGTCAAAAATCCATATTCATACGGTAGAATTTTGAGGGATAAAAATGGTCGTGTGGAAAAAATAATAGAAGAGAAAGAATTATGCGATTATCCTAAAAAAACCGCTCTTATAAAAGAAATTAATTCGGGAGTTTACATCGTAAAACTAAATCTTTTAAAGCAGTTTATTAACGAAATTAAACCTAATAACAGAAAAAAAGAGTTTTATTTTACCGATATAGTCGATATATTTTATGGTGCAGGATTAAAAACTTTATGTTTTAAAGCGGGCGACGAGGAAGAATGCGCAGGCGTTAACTCTAAATACGATCTTCTTAATGCGCAAAAGATAATGCAGAAAAGACTTATTAAAAATCTTATCGAAAAAGGCGTCGATTTTATATCCGACGAAAATATTTATATAGGTTATAACGTTGAAATAGGCGAGGCATCGATTGTTTATCCTGACGTTTTTATTTCCGGAAAGACTAATATAATGAAAAATGTGGTTTTAGAAAAAGGATGCGTAATAAAAAATTCTCATATCATGGATAATGCTACTATAAAGAGCTACAGCGTTATAGAAAATGCGGTCATAATGAATAATGCGCAAATAGGCCCTTTTGCAAGAATAAGACCGGAAACAAAAATATCAGAAGGCGCAAAAATAGGCAATTTCGTAGAGATTAAAAAATCTTCTATAGGCAGAAACTCCAAAGCGTCCCATCTTAGCTACATTGGAGATTCCGTTATAGGCGAAAACGTTAATATAGGCGCAGGCGTCATAACATGCAATTACGACGGAGAAAAAAAGCATATTACGGAGATTGAAGACGGATGTTTTATAGGCTCGGATTCTCAGCTTGTCGCGCCTGTCAAGGTCGGTAAAAATTCATACGTCGGTTCGGGAACTACAGTAACTAAAAGCGTTCCCGAAGGCGCGCTTGCAATTTCCAGAGCGCCTCAAAAAAATATCGAAGGCTGGGTTTTGAGAAAACAAGCTGGAAAAAAGACTGAAAAAGACTGAAAATTTTAAAAATAAAACTTTAAAACTTGAACAATATTTCTTTAATTTAAAAAATAAAAAAAGGGAGACTTAAGGGTATGTGCGGTATAATAGGTTTTTCAGGCGACGGCAATGTCCGTTCCAAGCAGGGAAACTGCGAAAGTTCCGTAGATATAGTTTTAAACGGACTTAAAAGCTTGGAATACAGGGGGTACGATTCTTCAGGCGTTGCATATTACGATGAAACAGACGATAAAATAAAATCTATTAAAAAATCAGGCAAACTCGTTAATCTTTCGGCCGAGTTAAGCTGTATTAAACCCGTTAAATCCAGTATTGCGATAGGC
This genomic window contains:
- the glmU gene encoding UDP-N-acetylglucosamine diphosphorylase/glucosamine-1-phosphate N-acetyltransferase, giving the protein MINENQVKNLGVIILAGGLGTRMKSENPKALSGLLENPLIFYAIKSLIDAGEKFNSESFDEYSENFGGIKAKIDRIITVIGHKGDLVRQYIENEARFKAKNILFEFAVQEQYLGTGDAVKKGLEVFKDDEKETDVIILPCDMPLITDETFAETVKFHISNNADLTVMSVDVKNPYSYGRILRDKNGRVEKIIEEKELCDYPKKTALIKEINSGVYIVKLNLLKQFINEIKPNNRKKEFYFTDIVDIFYGAGLKTLCFKAGDEEECAGVNSKYDLLNAQKIMQKRLIKNLIEKGVDFISDENIYIGYNVEIGEASIVYPDVFISGKTNIMKNVVLEKGCVIKNSHIMDNATIKSYSVIENAVIMNNAQIGPFARIRPETKISEGAKIGNFVEIKKSSIGRNSKASHLSYIGDSVIGENVNIGAGVITCNYDGEKKHITEIEDGCFIGSDSQLVAPVKVGKNSYVGSGTTVTKSVPEGALAISRAPQKNIEGWVLRKQAGKKTEKD